The Haloplanus natans DSM 17983 DNA segment TCGCCGGCGTCGGACTGACGCATTTCGGGCGACATCCGGAGCGGACCGGGCGCGATCTGTTCGGGGAGGCCGCCCTCACTGCTCGCGAGGAGTCGGGCGTACCACCCGAGGACATCGAGTCGATCAACTACGGGAACTTCATGGGGGCGCTGGCGGAGCGACAGGGTCACCAAGCGCCGCTCATGGCCGAGATGGCCGGATTGCAGTGCCCGGCGACGCGGTACGAGGAGGCGTGTGCCTCCGCCGGCGTCGCCGTCCGCGAGGCGGTCCGGACCGTCCGCTCCGGCGAGGCCGACGTGATGCTCGCCGGCGGCTGTGAGCGGATGACCAACCTCTCGACGGCGGACGTGACCGAGGGGTTGGCGACCGCCGCGGACGAACTCTACGAGATCCGGGCGGGGATGACCTTCCCCGGCGCTTACGCCCTGATGGAGCGGGCGTACTTCGAGGGGTTCGGCGGGTCGCGCGAGGACCTCGCGCACATCGCGGTGAAAAACCACGACAACGCCCTCCCCAACGAGTACGCGCAGTTCCACCGCGCCATCACCGTCGACGAAGTGCTCGACGCGCCGATGGTTTCCGATCCAGTTGGCCTGCTCGATGCCTGCCCCGTCACCGACGGCGCGAGCGCCCTCGTCCTCGTCAGCGACGAGTACGCCGAGGCCGAGGGCCTCGACGCCCCGGTGTCGATCACCGGCAGCGGGCAGGGCGGGGACAACCTCGCGCTCCACGACCGGGAACATCTCGCGGTGACGCCGGCGACGGAGCGCGCGGCCGCCGAGGCCTACGACGACGCCGGCTGTTCGGCCGACGACGTGGACGTAGTCGAGGTTCACGACTGTTTCACCATCGCGGAGGTGCTCGCCGTCGAGGGGCTGGGCTTCTACGAGAACGGCGACGGCGTCGGCGCCGCGCGGCGCGGCGAGACGACGGCGACGGGCGAACTGCCGGTGAACCTCTCGGGCGGACTGAAAGCCAAGGGTCACCCCGTCGGCGCGACGGGAGGGAGTCAGATCGCGGAGATGACGCGTCTCCTCCGGGGCGACCACCCGAACAGCGACTACGTCGAGGACGCGACCCTCGGTGTCACGCACAACGCGGGCGGGACCGTCGCGAGCGCGGTCGTTCACGTCCTGGAGGTGGATCGATGACCGACGCCGGCTACGACGAGTGGCTTGACGCCGTCGGCGACGGCGAGGGGTACTACCTCGAATGTCCGAACGGACACGGCTCGCTCCCGCCGCGACGGGTGTGTCCTCACTGTGGGTCGACGGAACTGGACCACACCGACCTGTCGGCGACGGGGACGATAGAGACGTTCACCATCTGTTACGTCGGCGGCCCGGATTTCACCGACGAGGAACCCTACGCCACCGCTATCGCGGACTTCGGCAACGTGCGCCTGACCGGCGTCGTCCGGGGGTCGGACCCCGAGAACGTGACAGTCGGGATGCCAGTCGAAGCCGGAGTCGGCACCAACCGAACGACGGACGAGGATCTGCTCATTCTGCGGGTGCGATAGCTTCGCGGACCGTCTCGACGAACTCCGCCGGATGTTCGACGTGCGGCAGGAGTTTGGCGTGATCGAAGACGACGAGGCGGGCGTCGGCCTCGTCGGCTAGCGCCCGTCCCTCGGAGAGCGGTGGCAGCGTCGCGTCGCGCCCCCAGACGACCGTGACCGGCGCGTCGAGGGCACGGAGGGCGGGACCGAGATCCAGATCGGAGTTGCAGTAGCCGGCGACGAAGGAGGCGACGGCGAAGCGGGCGTTTCGCTGGTGGGTGCTCCGCCACTGGTAGTTGGTCCAGTCCGCCGAGACCGAATTCGGGTCGGCGTAGGCGTGGTCGGCGTTGAAATAGCGGATGGAGGCCCCGGAGACGAGGGCGTCGAACAGGGCAGTACCGATTACTGGTGATCGGAGGAGTTCGCGGAGCCACGCCTTCGGCGGGTCGGGACCGGCGAGGGTCGTCGGGCAGATGGTCAGGAGGGAGTCGACGTCGACTCGGCCGTCGTCGGCCGCGCGAGCGACGTACGCCCCCGAGAGCGACGAGGCGACGACGGCGGGCGAGTCGTATTCGGCGAGGAAGTCGGCGACGAAGTCCTCGTAGAGGGCGGCGGAGTAGCGAAGCGGCGGGCGATCCGAGCGGCCAAAGCCCGGCAGATCCGGGACGATCACGTGGCGGCTCTCGGCGAGAGCGGCGGCGACTTCGCGGAACTCGCCGCTCGATCCGGCGGCGTTGATGCCGTGGAAGCAGAGCAGGGTCGGATCGTCGGGGTCGCCCAGTTCGGCGTAGGCCACGTCCATGCCGCGCCAGCGGTACGTCCGCTCGGTCGCGTCGAGGGCCGGTTCGAGTTCGCCCGCGGCGCCACGGAGGAGTCGGTCACCGGCGACGACGCCACCGGCGAGGCCCGCGACGGCGGCGCCGAGTCGTCTGAGCTTCATGCGTATCCGTTTGGCGCCGGAGACTTATACGGATTAGTGTAACTGTTCACCGGTGGGTCGCCAGAACGGGTCGGCGACCCACCGGTAATGACTTACACTAAACCGTATTATACTCTCAGTCTCGCTCCCGATCCACGCAGTCCGCGACCGGGGCCAGAATCCGGTCGGCGACGGTGTACGGGTCCATCTCCCGCGCCTGCACCGCGTCGACGAGGGCGTCCATCCCGCCGTGGCGCTCGATTTCGTCTTCGAGCAGCGTCGCGGCGTCGCTCCGGAGCAACTGGCGAATCTTCTCGGCGTAGCGCGTCCGCTCGCGGCGGTCGAGCTCTCCCGTCTCGCGGAGGTGGGCGTAGTGGTCGTCGAGGGTGTCGATCAGGTCGTCGACGCCCTCGCCTTCGGTGGCGACGGTTTCGAGCACCGTCGGGTCCCAGTCGTCCGCGTCGTCCGCGTCGTCGCCGTCGGCCATCGACCCGAGTCCGTGGTGGCCGGCGGCGCCGGTCGTCGACCCGTCGCGCAGGTGAAGCATCTCGCGGAGGTCGGTGACGGTGGTCGCGGCGCCGTCCATGTCGGCCTTGTTGACGACGAACACGTCACCGATCTCCAAAATCCCGGCTTTGAGCATCTGCACGTCGTCGCCGCTGCCGGGTTGGACGAGGACGACGACGGTGTCGGCGGTTCGCACCACGTCCACCTCGTTCTGTCCGGCGCCGACCGTCTCGACGACGATCCGATCCTTTCCGAAGGCGTCGAGGGCGGTGATGGCGTCGCCGGTGGCGGTCGACAGTCCCCCTAACTGCCCGCGGGCGCTCATCGATCGGAAAAACACCGCCATGTCGCCGACGTTCGAGGCCATCCGGATGCGGTCGCCGAGGACCGCGCCGCCGGAGTACGGCGAGGACGGGTCGACGGCGATGACGCCGACGGTGAGGCCGCGGTCGCGGTAGGCCTTGGCGAGTTTGTCGACCAGCGTAGACTTGCCGGCGCCGGGGCTGCCGGTGACGCCGATCACCTCCGCGTCGCCGGTGTGGCCGTGCAACGCGGCGACCAGATCGCGGTAGCCCGGTTCGCGGTTCTCGATGATCGTGATCGTCCGCGCGAGGGCGCGGTGTTCGCCGTCGAGGACGCCCGCCACCAGATCGCCAACCCCCGCCTCGCTCATCGTGAGACGTTCTCGCGGACGAAGTCGATCGTCTCCTGCATCGGGGTGCCGGGGCCGAAGATTTCGGCCACACCCGCCGTCTTCAGGTCCGCGCGATCCTCCTCGGGGACGATACCGCCGACGATGACGAGGGTGTCCGCGAACGCACCGTACTCCTTCAGCCCCTCGATCACCTTCGGGATGAGGGTGTTGTGTGCGCCCGAGAGGATCGAGATGCCGAGGACGTCCACGTCCTCCTGAACCGCGGCCTGCACGATCTCCTCGGGGGCGCGGTGCAGACCGGAGTAGATCACCTCGAACCCGGCGTCGCGGAAGGCCCGCGCGATGACGTGTGCGCCGCGGTCGTGGCCGTCGAGGCCAACCTTGGCGACGAGACACCGGATCGTTCGCTGTTCCTGCCCCGTACTCATGTGGTACCGTTCGCCGTGGGGCTGTTTGACTCTAACGGAGTGATCGGGTGTCGACTGCCCATCGTGACGACCATATCTCAGTATCGGGACCCAGTTTTATATCAACCGGCATTCTTAACGAAAGACATGCATCGACTCATACTAACAGTTGGCGAGGGGTTCGAAGTCGTCGCCGCCGCCGCGGCGAGTATCGTCCTGACAGTGCTAGCTATCACGAAGACCGTTCTGACAGTGCACGCCGACCAGTCCGGGTGGGACGCGACGGCCACGACGCCGAGGCGGGGGTCGGAGGCTGACGACTCGACCCGCGAGAACGGAGGTGTGGCAGCGTGGGTCTGATCGGCAAACTGCTGTCGCTGTTCGGCGGGGGGTCGAAGACGGCCGAACCGGAACCGGAGCCGAAACCCGAGCCTGAAGAGGAGGCCGAAGGCGACGAGGAAGAGGAGGAAGCGGACGACGGCATGTCGACCAAAGCCGTCGCGGAGATGGCCGACCCGCGCCGTCGCGAGGACGAAAAAAACACCGTCCGCAACCGCGCGAAAAATCCAGAGGACCACGCGCCCGCCGAGGAACCGGAAGCCGAAGCGGAGGGTGAGGACGAAGCCGAAGCCGAGGGCGACGAGGAAAAAGAGGACGATGGCGGCATGTCGACCAAAGCCGTCGCGGAGATGGCCGACCCGCGCCGCCACGAGGACGAGGAAAACACCGTCCACAACCGCGCGAAAAATCCGGACGACCAGCGGGCGACGTAGCGGATTACCCGGTTTGCGTCGCGCTCCCCAGATGCGTATCGAGGAATTCGACGACGGCGGTGTAGGCCTCGATCCGATTTTCGAGTTTCGTGAAACCGTGCCCCTCGTCCTCGAAGATCAGTTCGCGGACGGGAACGCCCGCCTCGCGGGCACCCTCGACGATGCGATGGGCCTCGCTCACCGGCACCCGTGGGTCGTTCTCACCGTGGAGAACGAAGAGAGGCGCGGTGATGTCCTCGACGTGGTTGATGGGGCTGATCGATTCGAGCATCTCGCGGTCCTCCGCCAACGAACCGTACTCGGCCTCGCGGAGTTCGCGCCGCCAGTCACCCGTGTTTTCGAGGAAGGTGACGAAGTTGGCGATGCCGACGATGTCGACGCCGGCCGCCCAGATGTCGGGGTAGGCGGTCATGGCGGCCAACGTCATGAACCCGCCGTAGGAGGCGCCCATGACGGCGATGCAGTCGGGGTCGACGGCGGGGTGGTCGTGGAGCCAATCGACGCCGGCTTTCAGATCGGCCACCGCGTCCATCCGACTTTCCACGTCGTCGAGGTGGGTGTATGCCTTCCCGTAGCCCGTCGATCCGCGGACGTTCGGTTCGAAGACGGCGTAACCCCGCGAGAGGAAGTGCTGTTTCACGCGGCCGAAGGAGGGGCGCCGTTGGGATTCGGGGCCGCCGTGGACATCGACGACGACGGGTGTCTCGCCGTGCCCCGTGTCCGTCGCGGGCAGGGAGAAGAAGGCCGGAGTCTTCCGGCCGTCGAAGGTGGGGTAGCGGACGAGTTCGGGGGCGACGAAGGAGTCCCGCGGGATGCCGGCGGTGGAGGCGCGGGTCCAGCGTTCCGCCTCGCCGCTCGTGGCGTCGACGACGTAGACGTTGGCGGTGTCGTCGCTCCGGGTGACGGTGAGCGCGAAGCGGTCGCCGTCCGGGCCGAAGCCCACGCCGCCGGCGACGCAGGGTGGGAGGTCCGGCGCCGGGAAGTGGTCGAGGCGGCCGGGCGCGACGAGTTCGCCGACGGCGAGTTCGGTGTAGCCGTCGACGTTGCGGGAGTAGACCAGTCGTCGGGACTCCTGATCGACCGCGACGCCGTCGACGTTCCACGCGTCGTCGGCGAGGGGCGTCTCGCCCGAATCGGCCGCCTCGACGGCCGATATCTCGTCGGTCGCGAGGTCGATGTAGGAGAGTCCGAGCGTGTCCGACTCGCCGTCCGTAACGAGATAGACGCCCTCGCCGTCGGGGCCCCAGTTGGCGCTGAGATGACGGACGGTTCCCTCGTGGGGCGTGAGGTGACGGCGGCTCCCCGTCGCCACGTCGAGGACGTACACGTCCTGATCGAAACTGGAGTGTGATTCGGTGAGGAGGAGTCGGTCGCCGTCGGGGTTCCAGCCGGCGACGGAGAACCAGCCGTCGCCCTCGTGGACGCGTTCGGCGTCGGCGCCGGTAACGTCGCGGTCCTGGACGTACACGTCGAAGACGGACTCGTCGCGGCGGTTGGAGGCGAAGGCGAACTGCTCGCCGTCGGGACGCCAGCCCCCGAACCAGTGTTTGGCGTCGGGATGTTCGGTCAGATCGGTGATGGAGCCGTCGGTAACGTCGAGGCGGTAGAACGTCTCCTTCTCGTCGCCCCCGCGGTCACGGCCGACGACCAGTTCGGGGCGCTCGGGCGACCACGAGGCGAAGGTGACGCGGTCGTCGAAGAAGGTGCGCTGTTCGGGCCACGTACCGGAGGAGTCGAGCGTCCACACCTGCGGGACACCCGTGGTGTCCATGAGGAAGGCGAGTCGGTCGCCGTCGGGGCCGACGGAGGCCCCGTGTGCGCTCCGCACGTTGAGATAGCGCTCGATATCGAACATACGGGCCGTTGGTCGGGGGTAACCAAACGTGTTCTCCCTTAGAGCAGTCCTTCCGCTTCCAGCGCCGCCATCACGTCGTCGACGAGTTCGTCGACGGATTCGTAGGGGAACTCCTGGTGGCCGTCGAGGTTCGCGGCGAGTTCCATCGCCGAGAAGGACGCGTCGCCGGCTTCGAACCGGGTCCCCGGGCCGTCCGGGAGCGCCGGAACGAGGTCCATCTGGTCGGTGACGGGGAAGTCGGCGTTCTCGAATGCCGCCCTGAACTGCTCGCGGAGGTCGGCCGCAACGTCGTCGCTCATGAGTTGTGGTGGACGTATCGCGGGCAAAAGCGTTCCGAAACCGCTAGAAGAGCCCGTAGTCGTCGACGACGCGCTCGTAGCAGTCGACGTAGCGGTCGAGGACCGCGTCGTGGTCGTACGAGGCGTAGGCCTCGTTGACGGTCCAGTGTTCCAGCTTCGCCGCTGCGACGATTTCGTCCGCGAGTTCGCGGGGGCTGGTCACCAGCGACCCGCGGGCGTCTTCCTCGACGAGTTCGTGGGCGGCCGACTCGGCCTGGTACTCGACGACGCCGACGCAGCCACACGCGAGCGCCCGGAGGAGGCTCGTCGCGAAGGGCGCCCACGTCGCCGTCTGGGCGAACACGTGGGCCCCCTTGAGGATCGGCACCTGGTCGGTCGGATCGAGGGCGCCGAGGAACTCGATGCGGTCGGCGATTCGGAGGTCACGGGCGGTCCGTTCGGCCTCCGGCCGGACCGGCCCGTCGCCGATGACCGCCGCCCGCCACTCGCGTTGTCGGAGTTCCGCCAGCGCAAGGAGGAACTCCTCGACGTTGGCGCCCTCGTCGAGCGAGCGGGCGTAGACGATGTCGGCGCGGGGGTCGACGGGCGCGCCCCGGATGCCCGCCAGGTCGACGCTGTCGGGGACCACCTCGACGGTGTCGGCGGGGGCGCCGCACTCGCGGACGGTCGTCCCGACGGTTCGGGAGGGGACGAGCATACGGTCGGGCGAGCGGGCGGCCCAGCGGCGCCGCCACGGCGGCGTCGCGTCGTCGGGATACGCCCACCACTCCCCGACGACGGGGGTTCGCCGGAGGCGAGCGACCGCCTTGGCGGTGGGGGCCGCGAGGCGTGGCTGGGTGGCGACGTGGATCACGTCCGAACGGACGGTATTGAGCACGAACGGGAGTCTGAGGACGAACGCCCGGGGCGCGAGTTCGGTCGTCACCCGGCGGTAGGTGACGCCCTCGAAGTCGAACGAGGGGTGGTCGCCGTCCCACCACTGCGCACAGCAGACGGTCACGTCGTGGCCACGGGCCGCTAGGCGTTCGGCGACCCCCCGCATCCGACTTGCGTGCCAGTCGTCGGCGTGGTGAGCCGTCGTCATCGAAACGAACGTGACGCGCACGGACGAGCCCACGGGACGAGTTGACTAAAAGCCCTGCCGTCGTCGAAGACGGGGCGTTCCCGGCGGCCGAGAACCGGCGCGTAACTTGAGGCGAGCGGGGCCCAACGAACAGTCATGTACGATCGGATTCTGGTGCCGACGGATGGCAGCGACCCGGCGGTGGCGGCGACCGAACACGCGCTGGCCGTCGCCGAGCGTTTCGACGCGACGGTCCACGCGCTGTACGTCGTCGACACGGACGGTATCGCTCACGAAGCACCGGAACTCGGCCTCGACGTGCTTCGCGGCGCGCTCCGTGAGGAAGGCGAGGCGGCGACGGGGACCGTCGAGACGCGGGCAAAAGCGAAAGGCGTCGACGTGACGGCGGCCGTCGTCGAGGGCATCGCGGAGGACGCCATCGTCGACTACGCCGACGAGCACGGAATCGACCTGATCGTGATGGGGACCCACGGCCGACACGGGGTGGATCGGTATCTGGTCGGGAGCGTCACGGAGCGGGTGGTCCGGCGGACCGACGTGCCGACGCTGGTGGTTCGGGGGGAGTGGGACTAGGCGATACGGATAGTTGTCGGTCAGTTCCAGTGATCGTGAGTATTGCAAGTCGTTGCCGGTGGTTCGCCGGACCGGCTCGGCGACGCACCGAAAACGGCGACAACTACCCGTAGAACACGATAGCCGCCTCGACGAACTCCCAACTGTAGACGTGGTTGAGGAGGAGGTAGGTGACGACGCCGAGCGAGAGCGAGAGGATCCACGACCCGGCAGCGATACGGCCGATTCGGGCGTGGGCCGTCTCGCGGAGTTCCGCCGGTGTGTGGGTCACGCCGAGGACGATGGCGTAGAGGACGACGGGCACGGAGACGATAGAGAGGACGATGTGGATGGCGAGCATCGCGAGGTAGGCGTAGTAGACGAGGGTGGGGCCGACGAACTCCTTGGTCCCGCCGCCTCCAATTTTCGTGAGATAGAGGACGAGGAAGACGAGGATGAGCCCGAACGCGGTCGACATGGCGGCCGCGTGCTTTTTCACCTCGTTCCGGCGGATCCACCGCCAGCCGGCGATGAGCGAACAGGTAGCGAGC contains these protein-coding regions:
- a CDS encoding thiolase domain-containing protein; translated protein: MTGVRVAGVGLTHFGRHPERTGRDLFGEAALTAREESGVPPEDIESINYGNFMGALAERQGHQAPLMAEMAGLQCPATRYEEACASAGVAVREAVRTVRSGEADVMLAGGCERMTNLSTADVTEGLATAADELYEIRAGMTFPGAYALMERAYFEGFGGSREDLAHIAVKNHDNALPNEYAQFHRAITVDEVLDAPMVSDPVGLLDACPVTDGASALVLVSDEYAEAEGLDAPVSITGSGQGGDNLALHDREHLAVTPATERAAAEAYDDAGCSADDVDVVEVHDCFTIAEVLAVEGLGFYENGDGVGAARRGETTATGELPVNLSGGLKAKGHPVGATGGSQIAEMTRLLRGDHPNSDYVEDATLGVTHNAGGTVASAVVHVLEVDR
- a CDS encoding Zn-ribbon domain-containing OB-fold protein gives rise to the protein MTDAGYDEWLDAVGDGEGYYLECPNGHGSLPPRRVCPHCGSTELDHTDLSATGTIETFTICYVGGPDFTDEEPYATAIADFGNVRLTGVVRGSDPENVTVGMPVEAGVGTNRTTDEDLLILRVR
- a CDS encoding alpha/beta fold hydrolase; the encoded protein is MKLRRLGAAVAGLAGGVVAGDRLLRGAAGELEPALDATERTYRWRGMDVAYAELGDPDDPTLLCFHGINAAGSSGEFREVAAALAESRHVIVPDLPGFGRSDRPPLRYSAALYEDFVADFLAEYDSPAVVASSLSGAYVARAADDGRVDVDSLLTICPTTLAGPDPPKAWLRELLRSPVIGTALFDALVSGASIRYFNADHAYADPNSVSADWTNYQWRSTHQRNARFAVASFVAGYCNSDLDLGPALRALDAPVTVVWGRDATLPPLSEGRALADEADARLVVFDHAKLLPHVEHPAEFVETVREAIAPAE
- the meaB gene encoding methylmalonyl Co-A mutase-associated GTPase MeaB gives rise to the protein MSEAGVGDLVAGVLDGEHRALARTITIIENREPGYRDLVAALHGHTGDAEVIGVTGSPGAGKSTLVDKLAKAYRDRGLTVGVIAVDPSSPYSGGAVLGDRIRMASNVGDMAVFFRSMSARGQLGGLSTATGDAITALDAFGKDRIVVETVGAGQNEVDVVRTADTVVVLVQPGSGDDVQMLKAGILEIGDVFVVNKADMDGAATTVTDLREMLHLRDGSTTGAAGHHGLGSMADGDDADDADDWDPTVLETVATEGEGVDDLIDTLDDHYAHLRETGELDRRERTRYAEKIRQLLRSDAATLLEDEIERHGGMDALVDAVQAREMDPYTVADRILAPVADCVDRERD
- a CDS encoding cobalamin B12-binding domain-containing protein, which translates into the protein MSTGQEQRTIRCLVAKVGLDGHDRGAHVIARAFRDAGFEVIYSGLHRAPEEIVQAAVQEDVDVLGISILSGAHNTLIPKVIEGLKEYGAFADTLVIVGGIVPEEDRADLKTAGVAEIFGPGTPMQETIDFVRENVSR
- a CDS encoding S9 family peptidase — translated: MFDIERYLNVRSAHGASVGPDGDRLAFLMDTTGVPQVWTLDSSGTWPEQRTFFDDRVTFASWSPERPELVVGRDRGGDEKETFYRLDVTDGSITDLTEHPDAKHWFGGWRPDGEQFAFASNRRDESVFDVYVQDRDVTGADAERVHEGDGWFSVAGWNPDGDRLLLTESHSSFDQDVYVLDVATGSRRHLTPHEGTVRHLSANWGPDGEGVYLVTDGESDTLGLSYIDLATDEISAVEAADSGETPLADDAWNVDGVAVDQESRRLVYSRNVDGYTELAVGELVAPGRLDHFPAPDLPPCVAGGVGFGPDGDRFALTVTRSDDTANVYVVDATSGEAERWTRASTAGIPRDSFVAPELVRYPTFDGRKTPAFFSLPATDTGHGETPVVVDVHGGPESQRRPSFGRVKQHFLSRGYAVFEPNVRGSTGYGKAYTHLDDVESRMDAVADLKAGVDWLHDHPAVDPDCIAVMGASYGGFMTLAAMTAYPDIWAAGVDIVGIANFVTFLENTGDWRRELREAEYGSLAEDREMLESISPINHVEDITAPLFVLHGENDPRVPVSEAHRIVEGAREAGVPVRELIFEDEGHGFTKLENRIEAYTAVVEFLDTHLGSATQTG
- a CDS encoding MTH865 family protein translates to MSDDVAADLREQFRAAFENADFPVTDQMDLVPALPDGPGTRFEAGDASFSAMELAANLDGHQEFPYESVDELVDDVMAALEAEGLL
- a CDS encoding glycosyltransferase family 4 protein — protein: MRVTFVSMTTAHHADDWHASRMRGVAERLAARGHDVTVCCAQWWDGDHPSFDFEGVTYRRVTTELAPRAFVLRLPFVLNTVRSDVIHVATQPRLAAPTAKAVARLRRTPVVGEWWAYPDDATPPWRRRWAARSPDRMLVPSRTVGTTVRECGAPADTVEVVPDSVDLAGIRGAPVDPRADIVYARSLDEGANVEEFLLALAELRQREWRAAVIGDGPVRPEAERTARDLRIADRIEFLGALDPTDQVPILKGAHVFAQTATWAPFATSLLRALACGCVGVVEYQAESAAHELVEEDARGSLVTSPRELADEIVAAAKLEHWTVNEAYASYDHDAVLDRYVDCYERVVDDYGLF
- a CDS encoding universal stress protein yields the protein MYDRILVPTDGSDPAVAATEHALAVAERFDATVHALYVVDTDGIAHEAPELGLDVLRGALREEGEAATGTVETRAKAKGVDVTAAVVEGIAEDAIVDYADEHGIDLIVMGTHGRHGVDRYLVGSVTERVVRRTDVPTLVVRGEWD
- a CDS encoding DUF420 domain-containing protein, producing the protein MATASASGPVKEHPAAATFVLSVVGYTLVVGTFLGVVPASVFPDLSLGQVNLLSDAIAVVNTLATCSLIAGWRWIRRNEVKKHAAAMSTAFGLILVFLVLYLTKIGGGGTKEFVGPTLVYYAYLAMLAIHIVLSIVSVPVVLYAIVLGVTHTPAELRETAHARIGRIAAGSWILSLSLGVVTYLLLNHVYSWEFVEAAIVFYG